A DNA window from Paenibacillus sp. HWE-109 contains the following coding sequences:
- a CDS encoding acyl carrier protein has product MSNEDLLAQLEQHIRERYEIAEDDDDFDVDVHLFDYGFIDSIGATALIAHIEKTYSIQVTNQDLMLYSMNTVSEIADFISKKTAR; this is encoded by the coding sequence ATGTCTAATGAAGACTTATTAGCGCAGCTTGAACAGCATATTCGCGAGCGTTACGAAATTGCCGAGGACGACGATGATTTTGATGTGGATGTCCATCTGTTTGACTATGGATTTATCGATTCTATCGGCGCTACCGCCCTCATCGCTCATATCGAAAAAACATACAGCATCCAAGTAACGAACCAGGATCTCATGCTGTACTCCATGAACACTGTCAGCGAAATTGCCGATTTTATTTCCAAGAAGACTGCGAGGTAA